CTGACTTTTGAACCGCTTTCACTGGACCGACAGGAAGAATATCGCGCCGCGCTGAACGGCTGTCCCCAGCTCGTCACCTCGGACTTCGCGCTGGCCAACATCTGGGGCTGGGCCGAATACTACAAGCTGGAATGGGCCTTTCACAAGGGACTGGTCTTCATTCGCCAGAACTATCCGACTCCCGCATACTGGGCGCCCGTGGGAGCGTGGGACGATTACGACTGGACCGACTGCAAGGCCATGCTCGATGCAGCCAGCTTCACACGGGTACCCGAGCATCTGGCCGGACTGTGGGCAAAGGCGTTCGGGCCGCGCATGGAAATCACGGAAAACCGCGACCATTGGGACTACGTATATTCCGTGGAGGAGATGGTTGCGCTCAAGGGCAACAAATTCCACAAGAAAAAGAACCTGCTCAACCAGTTCAAAAAGAAATACGACTACCAGTACGAGCCCATGGGACCGGAGTGCGTCGAGGAAGTTCTGGAAATGCAGGACGAATGGTACAAATGGTACGAGGAGCACAATCCGTCCGAAGCACTCAAGGCGGAGAACCGGGCCATCACCCGCGTGCTGCACAACTTCGACCAGATCGACAACCTGACCGGAGCCACCCTGCGCATCGATGGCAAGGTCATCGCCTATACCGTGGCCGAACCGCTTTGCGGCGACACCATGGTCATCCATTTCGAAAAGGGCGACGTGCGCTTCAAGGGCGTGTACCAGGCCATCAACCAGATGTTTCTGGAAAACGAGGCAGGCAAGCATGCCTATGTCAACCGGGAGCAGGACCTTGGAGACGAGGGTCTGCGCAAGGCCAAGCTTTCGTACAATCCCGTCTTCTTCCTGAAAAAATTCGAAGCCGAAATCCTCAGTTGACTCCATGGATTCGCCGATACGCGCCCGGCCATGCCCCAAGCGGCATGAGCCGGGCTTTTTTCATGCCGTGATCATGCCGTGACCGTTCCTTGACAAAAACGATCTTGCACAAGTACTTATGCAATGATCGAAAACCGCAAACAGGACGGTCGCCATGATCCCGAAAGAATTCCACTTCATCTTCGGCCTCAAGGAACAGACAGCGCCACTGCACATGGTCCACGCCCTGGCAGTCAAGTCCTGCATTGCGGTCAACCGCCCCGATTCGGTCGTGTTTCACCATCATTTCGAGCCATACGGGCCGTGGTGGGACTGGATCAGGCCGCATCTCACATTGGAAAAGGCCCGTCCGCCAAGGGAAATCGCAGGAATGCCCATATCCAGCTACGCGCATCAGGCCGACGTGCTCCGGCTGGAAATCCTCATGGCGAACGGCGGCGTGTACGCGGACATGGACACCCTGTTCGTGCACCCCATGCCGGACGAATTGTACACTCACCCGTTCGTCATGGCCCCGCAGGGACACGAAGGGTTGTGCAACGCCCTGATGATGGCGGAAAAGGGCAGCCGATTTGCCGCGGCATGGCTCAAGGATCACGTCCACTGCTTTCAGGGCGGAGAGCCCGGCTCTCGCGAATGGGACAACCATTCCATCTTCTACCCGAGCCTGCTGGCAAGGAAAATGCCGGACGCCATCCACATCGAACCGCAGAAAAGCTTTTTCCACTTCCTGTACACGCGGGCCGGAATTGCCGCCATGTTCGACCGGAACGAACCTCTGGATTCCGACGTCTATTCCCTGCATCTCTGGGAAAACTGCTCGTGGAGCCGCATTCAGGGCCTTACGCCCGAGGTGCTCCGCTCCGAGGACACGACCTACAACCTGATTGCCCGTACATTCCTGCCGGAAAACGACCTTCCCGGACTTTGACATCGCCGCGCCTATGACGCACCATGTCCGGTCGTGATCATCGCAACCCGGACACAGCACGAATGAGCATACTTCTCTCGTCCCATGCACCGCGAAACCGTCTCGTGGTGCTCGGCCTTGACGGCCTTCCCCTTGATCTGGCGCGTTCGCTCGGAACGCACCTGCCGAACATCGCGCGCATTGCCCGTGAAGCAACCCGGGTCCGGGCCGAACTTCCCGAGCTTTCGCCCGTGAACTGGACATCCCTTGCCACGGCCCGAGGTCCGGAAAGCCATTCCATCTACGGATTTGCCAGCATGAATCCGCAAACCTACGAAGTTTCCGTTGCCGATGCCACGCAAGTAGCCTGTCCCACGATCTTCGACCGGCTCGGGCAGGCCGGATACGTGTCCCGAATCATCAACCTGCCCAATACCTATCCGGCGCAACCGCTGCGCGGCATGCTCATCTCCGGATTCGTGGCGCAGGACATGGACAAGGCCGCATATCCCCCCTTTCTCGCGGAAAAACTGCGGGAAATGCATTACGAGCTGGAAGCGGACACCAACAGAGGCGCATCCGATCCCGCGTATCTCCTGAAGGGGCTGCGCCGTACACTGGCCTCGCGCATGAACGCCCTTGATCTGCTCTGGCCCGACCTTTCGTGGGATGTCTTCGTGCTGGTGCTCACGGAAACGGACCGACTCTTCCACTTTCTCATGGATGCGGTCCTGCACCCGGATCACCCTCACCACATCGACTGTCTGGCCTTTTTCGTGGAATGGGACGCAGCCATAGGCCGGATTCTGGAACGCTACGACGCTCTGGATGCCCCGAAACGGCTCATGGTCGTGGCGGACCACGGATTCACGGAACTCAAGACCGAAGTATGCCTCAACACATGGCTCAAGCATCAGGGCCTGCTCATGCTGAACCGTGAACCGGAAAACGAATGGGATGCATCGTGCATCGGGCCGGAAACACGCGCCTTTGCTCTGGACCCGGGCCGAATTTACATGCATACCTCTTCCCGGTTCGCTCGCGGACAGGTGCAGCCGGAACAGACGGCCGCTCTGACGCACCGCATCCGAGACGATCTCATGGCCCTGACCTGGAACGGCGAACAGGTCATGGAACAGGTGCACACGGCAGCGGAACTCTATCCCGAAGCCGAAGGCCCGGCGGTTCCCGACCTTGTGTGTCAGGCCCGCCCCGGCTTCGACCTCAAGGCCAAATTCGACCGAACCGAGGTGTTCGGCCATTTCGGCAGAACCGGCACGCATACGGTCAACGGCGCGATCTGGTTCGACTCCCACGGAAGCCGCCCGGAACGCATGCGCGACACCGGAGCGGAAATCCTCAAACATTTCGACATAGCAGACAACAGCATATGCCCATAGATTTTGCCAAGGAACTCAATCCGGCCCAGCTTGAAGCCGTCACCACCACCGAAGGCCCGGTACTCGTCATCGCGGGCGCAGGCAGTGGCAAGACCAGAACCATTGTCTACCGTCTGGCCCATCTCGTGGAACAGGGCGTTGATCCGTCACAGATTCTTCTCCTGACCTTCACGCGCAAGGCGGCGCAGGAAATGCTTCTGCGCGCCGAATTCATTCTCGGTCGCCCCCTGACCGGAACCAGCGGAGGCACGTTCCACTCCTTTGCCTATGCCACATTGCGCCGAAACGCCATGGACATCGGATTCGACAACGGATTCACCCTCATGGACAGAGGCGAATCCGAATCCATCGTCAAAAGCGTGAAGGACGACCTCAAGTTCGGCAAGGGCGACCGATCCTATCCCAGAAAAAGCACGCTCATGGACCTGATCAGCAAATCCAGAAACAAGGAACTCACGCTGGATCAGCTTCTGGACAAGGAAGCCTACCACCTGAATCCGTATCTGGAAGATCTGGTTCAGATTTCCAAGGGATACGACGTATTCAAGCGCAACCACGCACTCATGGACTATGACGACCTGCTCTTCAAGCTGGACACCCTGCTTCGGGACAACGAACCGCTCCGCAACCAGCTTCAGGCCCGGTACCGCTACATCATGGTGGACGAATATCAGGACACCAATCTGGTGCAGGCGCGCATCGTCAAGCAGCTTGCCGGTCGCCGGGGCAATGTCATGGCCGTGGGCGACGACGCCCAGTCCATCTATGCCTTTCGCGGCGCAAACGTGGCAAACATTCTGGAGTTTCCCAACTTCTTCGAGAACACCCGGGTCATCCGGCTGGAACAGAACTACCGCTCGGTCCAGCCCATTCTGGACATGACCAACGAAATCCTGAAAGGCGCGTTCACCAAATTCGACAAGACCCTGTTTTCGGACCGCAACTACGGCAAGCTGCCCTGCGTGGTCAAAACCATGAGTGATCAGACCCAGTCTCGGCTCGTGGTGGACAAGGTGCTGGAACTTTACAGGAAATACGATCTGCACGACATCGCCGTGCTGTTCCGGGCTGGATACCAGTCCTATCCTCTGGAAGTGGCGCTGGCCCGCGTGGGCATCGAGTACCAGAAATACGGAGGAATCCGCTTTCACGAGGCCGCTCACATCAAGGACGTGCTGGCCTATCTGCGCCTTGCCGTGAATTCCCACGACCTCATGGCATGGCAGCGTGCCCTGTCTCCGCTCAAGGGCATCGGTCCCAAGACGGTCCAGAAAATCTATCAGGCCATTCACACGGGCAATGCCAAATACCTCGAGCAGATGAAAAGGAAGCAGCCCGCGCTCAAGGACATGCTGGCCGAGCTGGATGCTCTGGGCAAGATGCAGCTCAAGCCTGCCCCGGCCATCGACCGGATCATCACGTTCTACCAGCCCATGCTCGTGGAACGCTACCCGGACGACTACCCCAAGCGGCAGGCCGGACTCGAACAGCTTGCCCAGATCGCGGGCAGCTATCAGGACGTGGAAACCTTTCTCGGCGACATGAGTCTCGACGGCGACCCGGAAGAGGAAAAACGCAAGGAAAACGCTCTGGTCTTGTCCACGGTCCATTCGTCCAAGGGGCTGGAATGGAGTGCGGTCATCCTCATCGATCTGGTGGAGGACCGTTTTCCTTCGCGCAAGGCCATGCAGAAGCCCGAGGACATGGAGGAGGAACGCCGTCTCATGTACGTGGCCTGCACCCGTGCCAAGGAAGAGCTGTACCTGTTCGTGCCTTCCACAATCTACAACCGCTTCAACGGC
Above is a window of Pseudodesulfovibrio tunisiensis DNA encoding:
- a CDS encoding DUF2156 domain-containing protein, translated to MSLTFEPLSLDRQEEYRAALNGCPQLVTSDFALANIWGWAEYYKLEWAFHKGLVFIRQNYPTPAYWAPVGAWDDYDWTDCKAMLDAASFTRVPEHLAGLWAKAFGPRMEITENRDHWDYVYSVEEMVALKGNKFHKKKNLLNQFKKKYDYQYEPMGPECVEEVLEMQDEWYKWYEEHNPSEALKAENRAITRVLHNFDQIDNLTGATLRIDGKVIAYTVAEPLCGDTMVIHFEKGDVRFKGVYQAINQMFLENEAGKHAYVNREQDLGDEGLRKAKLSYNPVFFLKKFEAEILS
- a CDS encoding glycosyltransferase encodes the protein MIPKEFHFIFGLKEQTAPLHMVHALAVKSCIAVNRPDSVVFHHHFEPYGPWWDWIRPHLTLEKARPPREIAGMPISSYAHQADVLRLEILMANGGVYADMDTLFVHPMPDELYTHPFVMAPQGHEGLCNALMMAEKGSRFAAAWLKDHVHCFQGGEPGSREWDNHSIFYPSLLARKMPDAIHIEPQKSFFHFLYTRAGIAAMFDRNEPLDSDVYSLHLWENCSWSRIQGLTPEVLRSEDTTYNLIARTFLPENDLPGL
- a CDS encoding alkaline phosphatase family protein is translated as MSILLSSHAPRNRLVVLGLDGLPLDLARSLGTHLPNIARIAREATRVRAELPELSPVNWTSLATARGPESHSIYGFASMNPQTYEVSVADATQVACPTIFDRLGQAGYVSRIINLPNTYPAQPLRGMLISGFVAQDMDKAAYPPFLAEKLREMHYELEADTNRGASDPAYLLKGLRRTLASRMNALDLLWPDLSWDVFVLVLTETDRLFHFLMDAVLHPDHPHHIDCLAFFVEWDAAIGRILERYDALDAPKRLMVVADHGFTELKTEVCLNTWLKHQGLLMLNREPENEWDASCIGPETRAFALDPGRIYMHTSSRFARGQVQPEQTAALTHRIRDDLMALTWNGEQVMEQVHTAAELYPEAEGPAVPDLVCQARPGFDLKAKFDRTEVFGHFGRTGTHTVNGAIWFDSHGSRPERMRDTGAEILKHFDIADNSICP
- a CDS encoding ATP-dependent helicase, whose translation is MPIDFAKELNPAQLEAVTTTEGPVLVIAGAGSGKTRTIVYRLAHLVEQGVDPSQILLLTFTRKAAQEMLLRAEFILGRPLTGTSGGTFHSFAYATLRRNAMDIGFDNGFTLMDRGESESIVKSVKDDLKFGKGDRSYPRKSTLMDLISKSRNKELTLDQLLDKEAYHLNPYLEDLVQISKGYDVFKRNHALMDYDDLLFKLDTLLRDNEPLRNQLQARYRYIMVDEYQDTNLVQARIVKQLAGRRGNVMAVGDDAQSIYAFRGANVANILEFPNFFENTRVIRLEQNYRSVQPILDMTNEILKGAFTKFDKTLFSDRNYGKLPCVVKTMSDQTQSRLVVDKVLELYRKYDLHDIAVLFRAGYQSYPLEVALARVGIEYQKYGGIRFHEAAHIKDVLAYLRLAVNSHDLMAWQRALSPLKGIGPKTVQKIYQAIHTGNAKYLEQMKRKQPALKDMLAELDALGKMQLKPAPAIDRIITFYQPMLVERYPDDYPKRQAGLEQLAQIAGSYQDVETFLGDMSLDGDPEEEKRKENALVLSTVHSSKGLEWSAVILIDLVEDRFPSRKAMQKPEDMEEERRLMYVACTRAKEELYLFVPSTIYNRFNGMSDPALPSPFIQELPETVYDSLNESYSGGLEQRRKPATTPKAPAFPTSTAPAQPAPCKLGICEHKIFGKGKIIAHIPPNKYKVNFPGFGLKVIIGDYLKML